The Bos taurus isolate L1 Dominette 01449 registration number 42190680 breed Hereford chromosome 13, ARS-UCD2.0, whole genome shotgun sequence genome contains a region encoding:
- the ASXL1 gene encoding polycomb group protein ASXL1 isoform X2: protein MTLGTKRKFACQSFYLLEVLENYSDAPMTPKQILQVIEAEGLKEMSGTSPLACLNAMLHSNSRGGEGLFYKLPGRISLFTLKKDALQWSRSPAVVEGEEPEDTADVESCGSNEASTVSGENDVSLDETSSNASCSTESQSRPLSNPRDSCRASSQANKQKKKTGVMLPRVVLTPLKVNGAHVESASGFSGRHADGESGSPSSSSGGSPALGSAAIRGQAELARDPAPLLRGFRKPATGQMKRNRGEEIDFETPGSILVNTNLRALINSRTFHALPSHFQQQLLFLLPEVDRQVGTDGLLRLSSSALNNEFFTHAAQSWRERLADGEFTHEMQVRIRQEMEKEKKVEQWKEKFFEDYYGQKLGLTKEESLQQNVGQEEAEIKSNLRVSESTRPQRGPATRQRDGHFKKRSRPDLRTRARRNLYKRQEPEQAEIAKDAQSVTLDIPLHKDGEAKTDAAGVGSPHPPGTSSAASNPESPEFPVETVASRLQPSPNDQARVSASPDRIPSLLQETVDQEPKDQKRKSFEQATSASFPEKKPRLEDRQSFRNTIESVHPEKPQPTKEEPKVPPIRIQLSRIKPPWVVKGQPTYQICPRIVPITESSCRGWTGARTLADIKARALQVRGARGHHCHREAATTAIGGGGGPGGGGGGATDEGGGRGGGSGDGGEACGHPEPRGAPSAPGECASDLQRTQLLPPCPLNGDHAQAETAASRARREDLASLRKGQSCPLQRVPDGPSGGLEDASRLPVASTRDPPCQALPPLPSRIPEPERLVEQLVSHPEGRTECGSGTTAWERGDEKLAPTIPSENSPVRALAGPTGLEEGTGQAPDSGSNPTMKDPVNVTPSSISESSLASCLQDRPFDDESELDDSGPPTRESSSRQENLKTEAPVSPGAAPWRPGMSNDEAGGQPEPDSREEVPSIKSQVREKWEKAAPLIPASPVGLTAEEGLDPPVHLGSLWTVHSGCVDSSGDCRQLEGDKPRINGDSEALSPHSESTDTASDFEGHFSEDSSEAEPGETLGPKRSLVAEQGEKHSWNHCASLSKVNGDLSLVTRTDGMVAPQSWVSRVCAVPPKIPDSLLLASPEYQPRPMSLGRPASSVEAANPLVMQLLQGHLPLKKVLPPAHGGSKPEPPRLALTAEQSPGGSLGMGSLQGPGENRCEVGKSSPESLLPESCEASTGFARLEASQAPGAPLKMSKNAPSLDSLYPVTNPVAASGKAEVDFKEQLSPFSFEDQKEARNLSQCSISTAAPGVSLGNLTTSRAPLFSSPNAVSSGPDQAGRALGDQNSAGGQGKKLFGSKNAAAALQCPRLVEPTPLPAEAPPAFPNRKSGPGKTSLSGGIQTAREDWAPKPPPASVGSIKSEKTLDGGPLKVDAENRKAVGPGPRELVDHLQGMPFVLDLPFWKLPREPGKGLSQPLEPSSIPSQLNIKQAFYGKLSKLQLSSTSFNYSSGSPPFPKGLAGSVVQLSHKANFGASHSASLSLQMFTDSSTVESISLQCACSLKAMIMCQGCGAFCHDDCIGPSKLCVLCLVVR, encoded by the exons AAGGATGCCCTGCAGTGGTCTCGCAGTCCAGCTGTGGTGGAGGGAGAGGAGCCAGAGGACACAGCTGATGTGGAGAGCTGTGGGTCTAATGAAGCCAGCACTGTGAGTGGTGAAAATGATG TTTCTCTCGATGAAACATCTTCTAATGCTTCCTGTTCTACGGAATCTCAGAGTCGGCCTCTTTCCAACCCCAGGGACAGCTGCAGAGCTTCCTCACAG GCAAAcaagcagaagaaaaagacagGGGTGATGCTGCCTCGAGTTGTCCTGACTCCTCTGAAGGTAAACGGGGCCCACGTGGAATCAGCATCAG GGTTCTCGGGCCGCCACGCCGATGGCGAGAGCGGCAGCCCGTCCAGCAGCAGCGGCGGCTCTCCGGCCCTGGGCAGCGCTGCTATCCGTGGCCAGGCCGAGCTCGCCCGGGACCCTGCCCCGCTCCTGAGAGGCTTCCGGAAGCCGGCCACAG GTCAAATGAAGCGCAACAGAGGGGAAGAGATCGATTTTGAGACGCCTGGGTCCATTCTCGTCAACACCAACCTCCGGGCCCTGATCAACTCGCGGACCTTCCATGCCCTGCCGTCCCACTTCCAGCAGcagctcctcttcctcctgcccgaAGTAGACAGACAG GTGGGAACTGATGGCCTGTTACGTCTCAGCAGTAGTGCGCTGAACAATGAGTTTTTCACCCACGCAGCTCAGAGCTGGCGGGAACGCCTGGCTGATG GTGAATTCACTCATGAGATGCAGGTCAGGATACGacaagaaatggagaaggaaaagaaagtggaacaatggaaagaaaagtTTTTCGAAGACTACTATGGACAGAA GCTGGGTTTAACCAAAGAAGAGTCATTGCAGCAGAATGTGGGCCAGGAGGAGGCTGAAATCAAGAGTAACCTGCGTGTCTCAGAATCAACACGGCCACAGCGTGGCCCGGCCACCCGGCAGCGAGATGGGCATTTCAAGAAACGCTCTCGGCCAGATCTTCGAACCAGAGCCCGAAGGAATCTGTACAAAAGACAGGAGCCAGAACAAGCAGAGATCGCTAAAGACGCACAGTCTGTGACACTAGACATCCCCCTCCACAAGGACGGGGAGGCTAAGACCGACGCAGCAGGGGTGGGCAGCCCCCACCCACCTGGCACGTCCTCCGCAGCATCCAACCCAGAGAGTCCCGAATTCCCAGTGGAAACTGTGGCCTCCCGGCTCCAGCCCAGTCCCAATGACCAGGCACGTGTCTCCGCGTCTCCAGACAGAATTCCCAGCTTGCTGCAGGAGACCGTGGATCAGGAACCCAAGGATCAGAAGAGGAAATCCTTTGAGCAGGCGACCTCTGCCTCCTTTCCCGAAAAGAAGCCCCGGCTTGAAGATCGTCAGTCCTTTCGTAACACAATTGAAAGTGTTCACCCCGAAAAGCCACAGCCCACCAAAGAGGAGCCCAAAGTCCCGCCCATCCGG ATTCAACTTTCACGTATCAAACCACCCTGGGTGGTTAAAGGTCAGCCCACTTACCAGATATGTCCCCGCATCGTCCCCATCACGGAGTCCTCCTGCCGGGGCTGGACTGGTGCCAGGACCCTTGCAGACAttaaagcccgtgctctgcaggtCCGAGGGGCGAGAGGCCACCACTGCCATCGAGAGGCGGCCACCACTGCCATCGGAGGTGGGGGTGGCCCGGGTGGAGGTGGCGGCGGGGCCACCGATGAGGGAGGTGGCAGAGGCGGCggcagtggtgatggtggtgaggcCTGTGGCCACCCTGAGCCCCGGGGGGCCCCGAGTGCCCCTGGAGAGTGTGCGTCAGATCTACAGCGAACACAACTACTGCCGCCTTGTCCTCTAAACGGGGATCACGCCCAGGCCGAAACTGCTGCGTCCAGAGCCAGGAGAGAGGACCTGGCTTCTCTCAGAAAGGGGCAGAGCTGCCCACTGCAGAGGGTCCCAGATGGCCCTAGCGGCGGGCTGGAAGATGCCTCCCGACTCCCCGTTGCATCCACTCGGGATCCGCCATGCCAGGCTCTGCCCCCACTGCCCTCTAGAATCCCAGAACCTGAGAGGTTAGTTGAGCAGCTTGTGTCGCATCCAGAAGGTAGAACTGAATGTGGGTCTGGTACCACTGCCTGGGAAAGGGGTGATGAGAAGCTAGCACCTACCATCCCCTCAGAGAACAGTCCTGTTCGGGCTCTGGCCGGGCCTACTGGATTAGAAGAAGGAACTGGCCAGGCTCCAGACAGTGGCAGTAATCCCACCATGAAGGATCCTGTGAACGTGACCCCCAGTTCCATCTCCGAATCATCCTTGGCCAGTTGCCTGCAAGACAGACCATTTGATGATGAATCAGAACTTGATGACTCGGGCCCACCCACAAGGGAAAGTTCTTCTAGACAGGAAAACTTGAAAACCGAGGCTCCTGTCTCCCCTGGTGCTGCTCCTTGGAGGCCTGGCATGTCAAATGATGAGGCAGGGGGACAACCTGAACCCGACTCCAGAGAAGAGGTCCCGTCCATTAAGTCCCAGGTCAGAGAGAAGTGGGAGAAAGCGGCCCCCCTCATCCCAGCATCGCCTGTGGGCTTGACAGCGGAGGAGGGTCTGGATCCCCCCGTCCACTTGGGTTCACTCTGGACAGTGCACTCTGGCTGTGTTGACAGCAGCGGTGACTGCAGACAGCTGGAAGGTGACAAGCCCAGAATCAATGGAGACTCGGAAGCTCTGAGTCCTCACAGCGAGTCCACAGACACTGCCTCTGACTTCGAAGGCCACTTCTCCGAGGACAGCAGTGAGGCCGAGCCTGGTGAAACCTTGGGGCCGAAGAGGTCCTTGGTGGCTGAGCAGGGTGAGAAACACAGTTGGAACCACTGTGCCTCGCTCTCCAAGGTGAATGGTGACCTGAGTCTGGTCACCAGGACAGATGGGATGGTTGCTCCTCAGAGCTGGGTGTCTCGGGTATGTGCAGTTCCCCCAAAGATCCCAGACTCCCTGCTGCTGGCCAGTCCCGAGTACCAGCCGAGACCCATGTCCCTGGGCAGGCCTGCATCCTCAGTGGAGGCTGCTAACCCCCTTGTGATGCAGTTGCTGCAGGGCCACTTGCCCCTCAAGAAGGTTCTCCCTCCAGCCCATGGCGGCAGCAAACCCGAACCCCCACGACTCGCACTTACAGCAGAGCAGAGCCCTGGTGGCTCCCTGGGGATGGGGTCATTGCAAGGTCCTGGGGAGAACAGATGTGAAGTTGGCAAGAGCAGTCCAGAGTCTCTGCTACCTGAGAGCTGTGAAGCAAGTACCGGCTTTGCCCGGCTGGAGGCTAGCCAGGCTCCTGGGGCGCCCCTAAAGATGTCCAAGAACGCCCCGAGTTTAGACTCCCTATATCCAGTGACCAATCCAGTGGCTGCCTCTGGGAAAGCAGAAGTGGATTTCAAAGAACAGTTATCTCCCTTCAGTTTTGAAGATCAGAAGGAAGCCCGTAACCTGTCCCAGTGCAGTATTTCAACTGCTGCCCCAGGTGTGAGTCTGGGAAATCTCACTACCTCGAGAGCCCCTCTTTTCTCATCTCCAAATGCGGTCTCCTCGGGTCCTGATCAGGCAGGTCGGGCCCTGGGGGATCAGAACAGTGCGGGAGGCCAAGGGAAGAAGCTCTTTGGCTCCAAGAACGCAGCTGCAGCCCTTCAGTGCCCCCGGCTGGTGGAGCCGACGCCACTGCCTGCGGAGGCCCCTCCTGCTTTTCCCAATAGGAAGTCAGGGCCAGGCAAAACCTCTCTGTCTGGTGGGAtacagactgccagggaagactgGGCCCCAAAGCCACCGCCTGCCTCTGTTGGCAGCATCAAGAGCGAAAAGACTCTTGATGGAGGGCCTCTCAAGGTGGATGCAGAGAACAGAAAGGCAGTGGGGCCTGGTCCCCGGGAGCTGGTGGATCACTTGCAAGGGATGCCCTTTGTCCTTGATTTGCCCTTCTGGAAATTACCCCGGGAGCCCGGGAAGGGACTCAGTCAGCCTCTGGAGCCTTCTTCCATCCCCTCCCAACTCAACATCAAGCAGGCATTTTATGGGAAGCTTTCCAAACTCCAGCTAAGTTCCACCAGCTTTAATTATTCCTCCGGCTCCCCCCCTTTTCCCAAAGGCCTGGCCGGAAGTGTGgtgcagctgagccacaaagcaaACTTTGGTGCGAGCCACAGTGCGTCCCTCTCCTTGCAAATGTTCACCGACAGCAGCACAGTGGAAAGCATCTCGCTCCAGTGTGCGTGCAGCCTGAAAGCCATGATCATGTGCCAGGGCTGCGGTGCATTCTGTCACGATGACTGTATTGGACCCTCAAAGCTCTGTGTATTGTGCCTTGTGGTGAGATAA